The DNA window AGTAAAGGATGATATTACGCTCGGATAAGTGCAATGGTGCGCCCTCTTCACGGTCAACAATCGAAAGCGCCTTGGTTATCTTACATTGCTTGTCAGCAATAGAGTCGATAGCACGGAGAATGGAACCACCAGTCGTCGTCACATCGTCAACGATGAGCACTTCGGCCCCACTCTGGATATGACCATCAATCAGTTCCTTGGCCCCATGCTTCTTGTGTTCTTTTCTCACAAAGAACGCTTTGAGGTCGTACCCCTGTTGAAAGCTCATAATAACAGCGGCCGAGACAACGGGGACCGCACCAAGTTCCAACCCGCCAATGCAATGGATGTTCTCTTTGCGCATAAAATCGACGAGGAGATCGCCAATCAGGCTGGCACCTTCCGGATGCATCGTGGTTTGGCGAAGTTGAAAGAAATAGTCGCTTATCCGCCCGGACGTGAGCGTGAAGCGACCTTCCTGATACGATTCTCGCTTGATTATTTCGCGCAGCCTCACAAGTCGCGAATCATGGCTGTCAAACGCCCGTACCGCTTCCTTTTGGTACGACTCACGTGCCATGGTTAAAGTCATGGCGCCCCCTTCTCAATTGGCGCACGAATCAGCGCAATCTGACCAAAATTAGTATATGCCACTTCAAGCTGCCACGACATATTGGTTCCTGTGGATGGCCCTTCGACGCAATGAACTATACGGTTGCAGTCATCTCGACAACCCCACAGAGTATGCGCTCGCCGAGGATTGGGAAGTTCACTCCTGCCACATTGTGACCCAAGTCAGGCCGCCGTCAATTACAGGGAAGCGCCGGCACGCGACGTCAGCCAGTAGATGTCCGCGGCTATTAGTCCCGTCTTCCGCTCCCCGTTGACACCGCACCCTTCGGCCTTATCATGTGGCCACGTTTCGCGTCGGCGGGTGCCGGCGTAAGCAGCAGACGAACCCTGCGGGAGAGACCGGCCTAACGCCGGCGCCGAAGGAGCAACCGCCCCGGAAACTCTCAGGCAAAAGGACCGCAGGGGGATGCAACTCTGGAAAGCAGCCGCGCGCCGCTCGCGGGCGGCTCACCGAAGGGGTTAAAGCCTGGGCGCCTTGGCGTTCAAGCGAAATCTCTCAGGTCGTGCGACAGATGGGGCCCGTCGGGATCGTTGCGTCCCGGCGGCCGGCAATTGTCGCATTGGGGCCTGGACGATATGGTGGAAGCCGCCCAACCTCCCTTCGGCACGGCGCTGGCCCGCACGCCCCTTTACGATCTGCATCTTGAGCTCGGCGCCAAGATGGTGCCGTTCGCCGGTTATGAGATGCCGGTGCAATACCCGATGGGCGTCCTCGGCGAGCATCTGCACACCCGCGACAAGGCCGGCCTGTTCGACGTCTCCCATATGGGGCAGGCGTTTCTGGTCGGCCCGGACCACGAGACGACCGCCGCGGCACTCGAGTCCCTGGTGCCCGGCGATATCATGCGGCTGGCGCCCGGCCGGCAGCGCTACACCCAGCTTCTCAACGACGACGGCGGCATCATCGACGATCTGATGGTGACCCGATCGGCGGCGGCCGGGGACGACGGCCGGCTGATGCTGATCGTCAACGCCGCCCGCAAGGCGGTCGACTTTGCCCATATCGGCGCGCGGCTGCCGGACGGCGTCAGGCTGACGGTTGCCGAAGACCGCGCCCTAATCGCCCTGCAGGGGCCGATGGCCGCGGACATCATCGCCGAACGCTGTCCGAAGGCCGTCGAGATCGCCTTCATGACCGCCACCAGCGCCGAATTCGACGGCATCGACTGTCACGTCAGCCGCTCCGGCTATACCGGCGAGGACGGCTTCGAGATTTCGCTTTCCGCCGAGGCGGTGGCGCAAGTGGCACGCACGCTTCTCGGCCATTCCGACGTGGCGCCGGTCGGCCTCGGCGCCCGCGATTCGCTGCGGCTCGAGGCGGGGCTGTGCCTTTATGGCAACGACCTCGACGAGACGACCTCGCCGGTCGAGGCGAACCTTTCCTGGTCGATCGGCAAGCGTCGCCGCGAGGAGGGCGGTTTTCCTGGCGCGACCCGCGTGCTGCGCGAGCTTGCGCAAGGCCCATCGCGCCTGCGCGTCGGCATCCTGCCCGACGGCCGGGCGCCGGCGCGCGAGGGCACCGAGATCGTCGCCAAGGACGGCGAGCCGATCGGACAGATCACCAGCGGCGGCTTCGGGCCGACCTTCGGCGGGCCGGTCGCCATGGGCTATGTCGCCGCCGGCC is part of the Hyphomicrobiales bacterium genome and encodes:
- the pyrE gene encoding orotate phosphoribosyltransferase codes for the protein MTLTMARESYQKEAVRAFDSHDSRLVRLREIIKRESYQEGRFTLTSGRISDYFFQLRQTTMHPEGASLIGDLLVDFMRKENIHCIGGLELGAVPVVSAAVIMSFQQGYDLKAFFVRKEHKKHGAKELIDGHIQSGAEVLIVDDVTTTGGSILRAIDSIADKQCKITKALSIVDREEGAPLHLSERNIILYSLFTRSDFRGG
- the gcvT gene encoding glycine cleavage system aminomethyltransferase GcvT, yielding MVEAAQPPFGTALARTPLYDLHLELGAKMVPFAGYEMPVQYPMGVLGEHLHTRDKAGLFDVSHMGQAFLVGPDHETTAAALESLVPGDIMRLAPGRQRYTQLLNDDGGIIDDLMVTRSAAAGDDGRLMLIVNAARKAVDFAHIGARLPDGVRLTVAEDRALIALQGPMAADIIAERCPKAVEIAFMTATSAEFDGIDCHVSRSGYTGEDGFEISLSAEAVAQVARTLLGHSDVAPVGLGARDSLRLEAGLCLYGNDLDETTSPVEANLSWSIGKRRREEGGFPGATRVLRELAQGPSRLRVGILPDGRAPAREGTEIVAKDGEPIGQITSGGFGPTFGGPVAMGYVAAGHAVIGAAIGVVVREVTRPARIAEMPFVPHRYLRKPKGN